The stretch of DNA GTTGGAGCTGCTCCTGGGCGGCACTGATACCCGTCCCCAGCAGGTTCTCAAGATCGGTGGCAGTGCTTTCCGGGACGGAATCCCGCCAGGACCCCGTCCCGCCGGCAGCTGATCCGGAGTCCAGCCTGTTGTCCTCAGCCATGCGGGGGCTAGGCCCGCACGAGGGACAGGACGCTGTCGCGGACCCGCTCCATGCTCGTACGGTTCGTGGCTTCAACGTTGAGGCGGAGGAATGGTTCGGTGTTTGACGGGCGCAGGTTGAACCAGTAGCTGCCGTCGTTGGCTGTGAAGGTGCTGCCGTCCATCTTGTCAATGGTCAGGTCTTCGCCGGCAAAAGCGACGCGCACGCGCTCCACGGCTGCTGCCTTGTCCTCCACCTCGGAATTGATTTCGCCGGACGATACGTACGGTTCGTACTCGCGGCCCAGCTCTGACAACGGCCCGTCCTGCTCGCCCAAGGCTGCCAGGACGTGCATCGCCGCCAGCATGCCCGTGTCCGCGTTCCAGAAGTCGCGGAAGTAGAAGTGGGCTGAGTGCTCGCCGCCGAACACCGCTCCTTCGTCCGCCATGACTGCCTTGATGAAGGAGTGGCCAACGCGCGTGCGTACGGCCCGGCCGCCGTCGTTCTCCACCAGCTCGGGCACGGCACGCGAAGTGAGGAGGTTGTGGATGATCGTTGGCCTTGCTTCGCCCATCGCCTTGGCGCGGGCAATTTCGCGGCGGGCAACCATGCCGGTGATTGCCGACGGCGAGACGGGCTCGCCCTTCTCGTCAATCACGAAGCAGCGGTCGGCGTCGCCGTCGAAGGCAAGGCCGATGTCCGCACCATGCTGGAGTACCGCGGCCTGCAGGTCGCGAAGGTTTTCCGGCTCCAGCGGGTTGGCCGGGTGGTTGGGGAACGAGCCGTCCAGCTCGAAATACAGCGGAACGATGTCCAGGGGCAGCTTGGGCAGCAGGGCGTCACCAAGGACTGCCGGGGTGGTCAGGCCGGCCATGCCGTTGCCGGCATCCACCACCACCTTCAACGGGCGTGAGCCGGACAGGTCCACGAGTTTGCGGAGGTACTCGGCGTAATCCTGGAGCACGTCGCGGACGCTGATCTGCCCGCGCTGGCCCACCTCCGGGATGGAGCCCGTGTTGAGATACTGCTCGGCAAGGGCCTGAATATCTTTAAGGCCGGTTTCGGAAGAGATGGGGACGGCGCCGGCTTTGGACATCTTGATGCCGTTGTAACCGGCAGGGTTGTGACTGGCGGTGAAGGTGGCACCGGCGCGGTTCAGGAAACCGCAGGCGAAGTAGAGCTCGTCGGTGGAGATCAGGTCCAGGAGTTCGACGTCGGCACCGCGGGCTGCCGCACCGCTGGCGAACGCTTTGCTGAACTCGGGGGAGGAGGGGCGCATGTCCCCGCCCACCAGGATCGTCTGGCCCTGGAGCTGCAGGACATCCACGAACGCTGCACCCACGGCTTCGACGATCTCGGCTGTTATCGACTCGCCCACGATGCCGCGGACGTCGTACGCCTTGAAGGAAGCCGACAGGTCAAAAGTCGTTGTCTTTTCGCTAGTCACGGGCTTTATCTTACGTGGACCGTCGAAATGGCGGTGGATGAGGCGCCTAAGCCCTGTGCGTTTCCACATAGCAGCTGCTCGTGTGGGCGGGTGTCAGGGGCGGCTGGGATACTGAATCAATGGTCGATAACCAGTACGCCACAGCAACTTCTGAGCCTGCCCGTGATTTTGAAGAGCCCTTGCCGGGCGCGGCGCGGTCCGGCGGCCCCGTCTCTGCCACTGCAACCTCCCGGGAGGCACTTGAGGTTCTCCGCGAACTCGTGGGGCATCCGGAGGCTGCCTTCCATGAGGGTCAGTTCGAGGCCATTGAGGCACTGGTCGACGGCGGCCGGCGGGCTTTGGTGGTCCAGCGCACCGGCTGGGGCAAGTCCGCCGTCTATTTTGTGGCCTCCCTGCTGTTGCGCCGCCGGGGTGCCGGGCCCACGCTCATCGTCTCACCCCTCCTGGCATTGATGCGGGACCAGGTGGCTGCCGCTGCCCGTGCGGGGGTCCGTGCCGTTGCCATCAACTCCGCCAACCAGCTGGAGTGGGACACCGTCCGTGAACAGCTCGCCGCGGACCAGGTGGACGTCCTGCTGGTTTCCCCGGAGCGGCTCACCAATCCGTCCTTCCGGGAAACCCAGTTGCCGGAGCTCATCCGGCGGACCGGCCTGCTGGTGATCGACGAAGCGCACTGCATCTCCGACTGGGGCCACGACTTCCGCCCTGATTACCGCCGCATCGCGGACCTGATCACCCAGCTGCCGGATACCGTTCCGGTGCTGGCCACCACGGCCACGGCCAACTCCCGGGTGGTGCATGACATCGAGGAGCAGCTCGGGGACGCGGTGCTCACCATCCGCGGTGCCCTGGGGCGTGATTCCCTGCGGCTGGGCGTCCTGTCTTTGCCCGACTCGAAGCAGCGCCTGGGCTGGCTCCTGACGCATCTGGCCGATCTTCCCGGCAGCGGCATCATCTATACCTTGACCGTGTCTGCTGCCGAGGACACTGCACGGCTCCTCGCGGAAGCCGGCCACCACGTGCTGGCCTATACCGGCCGTACGGACCCGGCGGACAGGGAGCGTGCCGAGCAGCTGCTGAAGGACAACCAGGTCAAGGCCCTGGTGGCCACCTCCGCACTCGGCATGGGCTTCGACAAACCGGACCTGGGCTTTGTGGTCCACCTTGGGGCGCCGTCGTCCCCGGTGGCGTACTACCAGCAGGTGGGCCGTGCCGGCCGAGGCGCAGCCAATGCGGACGTCCTGCTGCTCCCCGGCGCGGAGGACCGGGACATCTGGCAGTACTTTGCCACCGCCTCCATGCCCTCTGAAGAGAAGGCCGCGGCGGTCCTTAATGTCTTGGGTGAGGCCGGAACAGCGCTCTCCACTGTCGCCCTGGAAGCGCGGGTTGACCTGCGCCGCACCCCTCTGGAACTGCTGCTCAAAGTCCTGTCCGTTGACGGTGCCGTGGAACGGGTGGGGGGCGGATGGCTGGCCACCGGGCAGCCATGGATCTATGACGCCGAGCGGTACCGGCGAATCGCCGAGGCACGGGTGGACGAACAGGACTCCATGGTGATCTACCAGGACACCGCGGGCTGCCGGATGGAATACATTACCTCCGTCCTCGATGACGAAACCGCCAGGCCCTGCGGCCGGTGCGACAACTGCGCCGGCCGGTGGTTCCCGTCCGAAATCGCGGATGCTGCCACACAGGCGGCCAGCCAGACGCTCAGCAGGGCCGGCGGTGTCCTGGAGGCCCGCCTGCAGTGGCCCAGCGGCATGGACCGGCTGGGCGTTCCGGTCAAGGGAAAGCTCAAGCCGGGGGAGGGTCTCGCCGAGGGTCGCGTCCTGGCCAGGCTGACCGACCTTGGCTGGGGCGGCGCGCTGCGTGAACTCTTCGCCGCCGGAGCGGAGGACCGGTCCGTGGATCCGGGCATGCTGCAGGCCTGCGTGCAGGTCCTGCGCGAATGGGGTACCGGCGACGCCCGCACGCCGGGCTGGAGCGGAGCCGGGAGGCCGGCTGCCATCGTCAGTATCCCGTCCCGAAGCAAACCGCAACTGGTGGAGTCCCTGGCCCGGGGAATCTCAGAGATCGGGCGAATCCCCTACCTCGGCGGGCTGCAGCTGGCGCACGGCGGCCCCACCGGGAGCCGCGGAGGCAACAGCGCCTACCGGCTGGCGGGAGTCTGGGACCGGCTGGTGGTGGGGCCTGAGCTCGATGCTGCACTGGAAGGCCTCAACGGCCAGTCCGTGATGCTGATTGATGACCTGGCGGACAGCCGGTGGACCCTGACGGTCGCCGGGCGTGCCCTTCGGCAGGCCGGTGCGGGAGCCGTCCTGCCGCTGGTGCTGGCCCAGGCAGGCTGACACGCGGCCGGCTGACGCAACGGCAGCGGACGCAAGGGCAGCGGACGCGCTGGGCGTGCTGACACGCGGCCGGCTGACACGAGGCAGGCTGGCCAAGGCGCGCTGACGCAAGGGCAGCGGACGCGCCGGGCGTGCTGACACGAGGCGGCTGACATGAGCCGGCTGACGCAGCGGATGCGCCGGGCGGGCTGAGACGGGAGGGGCGGTGAGGCGGGAGCCCTGCCGATACAGCCTGGCTTAGGCCCGCTGGCCCTTGCGCTGGCTGACTTCGGCCCCGGCGTGGCGCGGCAGGAAGAGGCTGTCCGCCGTGCTGGCGAGCATCAGCACCGCCATCGCGAGGAAAGCCCCGCGGAAAGGTCCGGCAGTGTCGTCAGGAAACGTGCCCAGTCCGTCGAACACCCGGATCAGCAGGGCGCCCACCGCAATGCCGGTGCCCGTGGCGAGCTGAACCAGGGTGGCAGACACTGTATTCGCCGAGGTCATCTGCGCCGGCGCGATGTCGGCGTACTGCACGGAGGCGTAGGCCGAGAATCCGATGGAGCGGAACGCTCCGCTGCAAACCAGCAGGGCAAACGTCAGCGCCTGTGGCGTTTCCGCCGTGAGCAGGGCGCAGACTGCGAAGGTAACTGCCGAAGCAAGCGAAGCGAATACCAGCATCGCCCGGAAGCCGAAGCGCCGGATCAGCGGTGTTGTGGCCGGTTTGATGCCGATGTTGCCGATAAAGACTGCCGCCACCATCGCACCCGCGTGCAGCGGTGACCAGCCGAACCCGGCCTGGAACATCAGCGGCAGCAGGAAGGGAACCGAGCTGATGGTCAACCGGTAAACGAACCCGCCTGTTGCCATGGCCCGGAACGTGCGGGTGCTGAACACCCCGAGGTCAAAAAGCGGTCGGCGGGCCCGGCGCATCCACAGGACGGCGCAGACCAGGAACACCGCACCGGATCCGGCGCTCAGGGCAGCCCAGGGGGCCGCAGGGTGGGTGCTCACCAGTTCGAGTCCCACCACCAAAGCACCCACGCCAAGCGTGGTGAGGGACAGCCCCAGCCAGTCCAGCCGCCGGCCGGGATCACCGGCCGCTGCCGGAACCAGCCGCAGGGCGGCAATGAACGCGGCAGCTCCCAGCGGAAGATTGATCAGGAAGATCCAGTGCCAGGACAAGTAGGTGGTCAGTGCCCCGCCCACCAGCGGGGCCAGGACAGGTGCCAGGAGGCCGGGCCACACCAGGAATGCCGTTGCGCGGAGCAGGTCCGCCTTGGGTGTCCCGCGAAGGACCAAGAGGGTGCCGACAGGCACCATCATGGCGCCGCCGAGCCCCTGGGCCACCCGGCTGAGGGTGAGCGTGGTCAGGTCCTGGCTCAATGAACATGCCAGGGACGCCACGGTGAAAATGGCGATGGCCAGGCAGAAAACGCGGCGGGCGCCGAAGCGCTCCGCCAGCCAGCCGCTGAGCGGGATGCCCATGGCAACGGTCAGAAGGTAGGCAGTCATGGTGATGTTGACGTTCGGGGCCGGGACGCGAAAGTCCGCCGCGATGTTGGGGATGGCCGTGGTGAGGACCGTGCCGTCCAGGAACTCCATAAAGAACGTGGCGGCCACCAGCAGTGCCAGGCGCGGACTCCATGCCGGCTTGGTGACTGCCGCTGAATCCACGGTGTTGCTTGCTGCCATCTTTCCATCCTGCCATCGGGCGGCCTGTGGAACTTCAGGTGTCCGTACCCCGGACGGGAGCGGGCCGCAATCCCTGGGACCAAGCGGGCCCCTAACCCCGGGATCACAGGGCAGGCGCTAACCCCGGGATCACGGGCAGGCGCTAACCCCGGGATCAAAGGGAAGGGGGTTAGTGGGTTAGTGGCCCTACCCCCGGGTACGCAAAAGGCCCCGGTCCAGGACCGGGGCCAAACGCGGAGACGGGGGGATTTGAACCCCCGGTGGAGTTGTGCCCCACACTTCATTAGCAGTGAAGCCCATTCGGCCGCTCTGGCACGTCTCCAATTGCTATTCCTAGCCCACCAAGGATACGCAGAAGCAGGCACGCAGTGCAAAACGGGTCCCCGGGACTGCACCGCACCCGCCACGGCGCGCCGACGGACGCCGTGGGGACTAGCGAAGCGCAGCCTGCTCTGGCCGGACCATCCTGATTTCACGAAGGTTTTCCCACTCGGGGATGACATCCGCGGCGCCGTCGGGAGCAAAACCGAAGTGCCCGTAAAAACCGATGGCCCGCGCATTGTGCGCTGCCACCCACAGGCTCGCCGCTTCACCACCCAGCGCGGCTTCAAGGAGCCGGCGCCCCAGGCCCAGCCCCTGGTGCGAGGCCAGCAGGTACAGCCCCCACAGCTCCAGGTCGCCGGAGGACGGCGGCTCGAAGCCATGCGAGGAAGCGCCTGGCTCCCTGCGGATGCCGGCAAATCCCACTATGGTGCCGCCGTCGGAGGCCACCCAGGCCTCAGCCGGTTCAGCAGACTCCAGCAAGTGGCGCCAAAGCGGCAGCCGGCTGCCGGAACTCTGTGCCGCGAGGAACTCCTGCGACAGCATTCCCCGGTAGGTCTCCTGCCAGCAGCGCACATGCACTTCCGCCAGGGCTTCCACGTCGCCCGGCACAGCCCGCCGCACCGTCAGGGCCAAGGCTACGCGGCCCCGCCGGCCAGCGCCTTCCACAGGAAATGTTGGCTCCGGGCCTGAAGCGCCGCGGCCTGACGGTTATCCGATGCCCCTGCGTGGCCGCCCTCAAGCGCCTCGTGGAACCAGACATTGGGAATCCCCATGGCGAGCATCCGGGCAGCCATCTTCCGCGCCTGCACCGGGCCCACCCTGTCGTCCGAAGTGGCCGTCCAGATAAACGTCTCGGGGTACTCCACCCCGTCCTTGAGCAGGTGGTACGGAGAAAAGGTGCGGATGTACTCCCACTGCTCCGGCACGTCCGGATCACCGTACTCGGCAATCCAGGAGTGGCCGGCCGAAAGCCTGGTGTAGCGGCGCATGTCCAGCAGCGGCACGCCGCAGGAGACGGCTCCGAACAGTTCCGGGTACTGCGTCAGCATGTTTCCCACCAGCAGGCCGCCGTTGGACCCGCCCACGCAGCCGAGCCGCTCGGGGGAGCTGACTCCCCGGGAGATGAGGTGCCGTGCCACGGCCGCGAAGTCCTGGTACGCCTTGTGCCGGTTTTCCTGCAGCGCCGCCCGGTGCCATGCCGGCCCGTATTCACCACCGCCCCGGATGTTCGCCACCACGTACACTCCGCCCCGGGAATGGGGCGTGTCTCCGTTGGCGCCGGCGGACAGGGACGTGCGGCGTTCCAGCCAGGCCCTGCCCACGGTGCCGCTGTAGGCCGGAGTGCGGGAGACCTCGAAACCGCCGTAGCCGGACAGCTGCGTCGGGTTCTGCCCGTCCAGGGCCAGGTCCCGCGAGGCCACCTGGAAGTAGGGAACCCGGGTGCCGTCGTCGGATACGGCGAAGTGCTGCTGCACTTCATAGTCTTCGTCGGCAAAGAACGACGGCGACGTCTTCACCACCTCGTGCCGGCTCACCACGCCGCCGGTACCGTCAGCCGCGCGCTCCAGAGTGCCCCGCATCAGCGTGCTGGGGGTGGTGAAACCGGTGGCGACGAGCCAGAAGTCGTCGCCGGCACCGCCGCCGGCCTCGTCGTCATCGGCCTCGTCTTCATCGTCCACGGCATAAGCGTTGACGTCGTGCAGCGGCGGGCAGGCGTCCAGGAGGGAAGATGCCCAAGCCGCCTCCCCGGCCCCGCCGGGACGCGAAGGGTCGAGCACCCGGATCTCGGAGGACACGTCCTTCAGGAGGTTCAGGAGCAGGAAGTTCCGGGTCCAGCTCCAGGACTGCAAGGAGGTATGGGCGTCCGGGGTGAACAGCACGGAAACCTTCCGCGAGCCCGCCAGGTAGTCCTCGAACGGCGCGGCAAGGAGTGAGCCCGCCGGATACGTTGACCCGTTGAGTGCCCAGTCCTGCTGGGGCCGGAACAGCAGCCACTCGCGGTGTGCGCTGACGT from Pseudarthrobacter siccitolerans encodes:
- a CDS encoding phosphomannomutase/phosphoglucomutase; amino-acid sequence: MTSEKTTTFDLSASFKAYDVRGIVGESITAEIVEAVGAAFVDVLQLQGQTILVGGDMRPSSPEFSKAFASGAAARGADVELLDLISTDELYFACGFLNRAGATFTASHNPAGYNGIKMSKAGAVPISSETGLKDIQALAEQYLNTGSIPEVGQRGQISVRDVLQDYAEYLRKLVDLSGSRPLKVVVDAGNGMAGLTTPAVLGDALLPKLPLDIVPLYFELDGSFPNHPANPLEPENLRDLQAAVLQHGADIGLAFDGDADRCFVIDEKGEPVSPSAITGMVARREIARAKAMGEARPTIIHNLLTSRAVPELVENDGGRAVRTRVGHSFIKAVMADEGAVFGGEHSAHFYFRDFWNADTGMLAAMHVLAALGEQDGPLSELGREYEPYVSSGEINSEVEDKAAAVERVRVAFAGEDLTIDKMDGSTFTANDGSYWFNLRPSNTEPFLRLNVEATNRTSMERVRDSVLSLVRA
- a CDS encoding RecQ family ATP-dependent DNA helicase; translation: MVDNQYATATSEPARDFEEPLPGAARSGGPVSATATSREALEVLRELVGHPEAAFHEGQFEAIEALVDGGRRALVVQRTGWGKSAVYFVASLLLRRRGAGPTLIVSPLLALMRDQVAAAARAGVRAVAINSANQLEWDTVREQLAADQVDVLLVSPERLTNPSFRETQLPELIRRTGLLVIDEAHCISDWGHDFRPDYRRIADLITQLPDTVPVLATTATANSRVVHDIEEQLGDAVLTIRGALGRDSLRLGVLSLPDSKQRLGWLLTHLADLPGSGIIYTLTVSAAEDTARLLAEAGHHVLAYTGRTDPADRERAEQLLKDNQVKALVATSALGMGFDKPDLGFVVHLGAPSSPVAYYQQVGRAGRGAANADVLLLPGAEDRDIWQYFATASMPSEEKAAAVLNVLGEAGTALSTVALEARVDLRRTPLELLLKVLSVDGAVERVGGGWLATGQPWIYDAERYRRIAEARVDEQDSMVIYQDTAGCRMEYITSVLDDETARPCGRCDNCAGRWFPSEIADAATQAASQTLSRAGGVLEARLQWPSGMDRLGVPVKGKLKPGEGLAEGRVLARLTDLGWGGALRELFAAGAEDRSVDPGMLQACVQVLREWGTGDARTPGWSGAGRPAAIVSIPSRSKPQLVESLARGISEIGRIPYLGGLQLAHGGPTGSRGGNSAYRLAGVWDRLVVGPELDAALEGLNGQSVMLIDDLADSRWTLTVAGRALRQAGAGAVLPLVLAQAG
- a CDS encoding MFS transporter — its product is MAASNTVDSAAVTKPAWSPRLALLVAATFFMEFLDGTVLTTAIPNIAADFRVPAPNVNITMTAYLLTVAMGIPLSGWLAERFGARRVFCLAIAIFTVASLACSLSQDLTTLTLSRVAQGLGGAMMVPVGTLLVLRGTPKADLLRATAFLVWPGLLAPVLAPLVGGALTTYLSWHWIFLINLPLGAAAFIAALRLVPAAAGDPGRRLDWLGLSLTTLGVGALVVGLELVSTHPAAPWAALSAGSGAVFLVCAVLWMRRARRPLFDLGVFSTRTFRAMATGGFVYRLTISSVPFLLPLMFQAGFGWSPLHAGAMVAAVFIGNIGIKPATTPLIRRFGFRAMLVFASLASAVTFAVCALLTAETPQALTFALLVCSGAFRSIGFSAYASVQYADIAPAQMTSANTVSATLVQLATGTGIAVGALLIRVFDGLGTFPDDTAGPFRGAFLAMAVLMLASTADSLFLPRHAGAEVSQRKGQRA
- a CDS encoding GNAT family N-acetyltransferase, with translation MEGAGRRGRVALALTVRRAVPGDVEALAEVHVRCWQETYRGMLSQEFLAAQSSGSRLPLWRHLLESAEPAEAWVASDGGTIVGFAGIRREPGASSHGFEPPSSGDLELWGLYLLASHQGLGLGRRLLEAALGGEAASLWVAAHNARAIGFYGHFGFAPDGAADVIPEWENLREIRMVRPEQAALR
- a CDS encoding prolyl oligopeptidase family serine peptidase; this encodes MTTTAADPAPAPGFGNTPGTGPQGIAPEPTDENVWLEDIYGEEQLAWVKEQNSRTEDLLEDADYVQLEGSILEVLDSTDRIAMVGKRGEWYYNFWKDQQNPKGLWRRTTWESYCTGTPDWDVLLDVDALSTAEGAEWVFHGATFLRPAAGKPYRHALLALSPDGGDANRYREFDVETRTFVDPAQGGFDLPTAKGHVSWLDEDTLLVASTAEGLPRTASSYARTAVTLKRGGSLPAAPLLFEVPENHMMAVVAHDSTPGFERTFAVDYIDFYNRSNAVLRDGSWVGIDVPTDVNVSAHREWLLFRPQQDWALNGSTYPAGSLLAAPFEDYLAGSRKVSVLFTPDAHTSLQSWSWTRNFLLLNLLKDVSSEIRVLDPSRPGGAGEAAWASSLLDACPPLHDVNAYAVDDEDEADDDEAGGGAGDDFWLVATGFTTPSTLMRGTLERAADGTGGVVSRHEVVKTSPSFFADEDYEVQQHFAVSDDGTRVPYFQVASRDLALDGQNPTQLSGYGGFEVSRTPAYSGTVGRAWLERRTSLSAGANGDTPHSRGGVYVVANIRGGGEYGPAWHRAALQENRHKAYQDFAAVARHLISRGVSSPERLGCVGGSNGGLLVGNMLTQYPELFGAVSCGVPLLDMRRYTRLSAGHSWIAEYGDPDVPEQWEYIRTFSPYHLLKDGVEYPETFIWTATSDDRVGPVQARKMAARMLAMGIPNVWFHEALEGGHAGASDNRQAAALQARSQHFLWKALAGGAA